In Leisingera sp. NJS204, the following are encoded in one genomic region:
- a CDS encoding AMP nucleosidase: protein MITTKHPGHPPTETFNDATEAVDRLELLYRQATGFICEEFSRAMADGAPDNQRIRAFYPEIRFSTTSFAQVDSRLSFGHVSAPGTYATTVTRPDLFRNYLIQQITLLIRNHGQPVTIDVSDTPIPVHFAVASRPDLTVPQDGAAGFTLRDVFDVPDLSTTNDDIVNGTYQPPNGTGPLALFTAQRIDYSLARLSHYTATSAEHFQNHVLFTNYQFYVAEFEAYARSQLADPDSGYTSFVSTGDHEITDPSAVIPAIGKLPQMPTYHLKRADGGGITLVNIGVGPSNAKTATDHIAVLRPHAWLMVGHCAGLRNTQAMGDFVLAHGYLREDHVLDDDLPVWTPIPALAEIQVALEEAVAEITEYEGFDLKRIMRTGTVATIDNRNWELRDQSGPVQRLSQSRAVALDMESATIAANGYRFRVPYGTLLCVSDKPLHGELKLPGMASDFYRTQVARHLQIGIRAMERLRGMPLERLHSRKLRSFDETAFL from the coding sequence AATTCAGCCGTGCAATGGCTGACGGGGCGCCGGACAACCAGCGCATCCGCGCCTTTTACCCGGAAATCCGGTTCTCCACCACGAGTTTTGCCCAGGTAGACAGCCGCCTCAGCTTTGGCCACGTTTCTGCCCCCGGCACCTATGCTACCACGGTGACGCGGCCGGACCTGTTCCGCAATTACCTGATCCAGCAGATTACCCTGCTCATTCGCAACCACGGTCAGCCAGTGACCATCGATGTCTCTGACACTCCGATCCCGGTGCATTTTGCAGTCGCCTCACGCCCCGATTTGACGGTGCCGCAGGACGGTGCAGCCGGGTTCACCCTGCGCGACGTATTTGACGTGCCGGATCTGTCGACCACCAATGACGATATCGTCAACGGCACCTATCAGCCGCCTAATGGCACCGGACCGCTGGCGCTGTTCACCGCACAGCGCATCGACTACTCGCTGGCCCGGCTCAGCCATTACACTGCCACCAGCGCCGAGCATTTCCAGAACCACGTGCTGTTCACCAATTACCAATTCTATGTCGCCGAATTTGAAGCCTACGCCCGCTCCCAGCTGGCGGATCCGGACTCCGGATATACCAGCTTTGTCAGCACCGGCGACCACGAGATCACCGATCCCTCAGCTGTGATACCGGCGATAGGCAAGCTGCCGCAGATGCCCACCTATCACCTGAAGCGCGCAGACGGAGGCGGCATCACCTTGGTCAACATCGGTGTCGGCCCGTCCAATGCCAAAACCGCCACCGATCATATCGCGGTGCTGCGCCCGCATGCCTGGCTGATGGTCGGCCATTGCGCAGGCCTGCGGAACACTCAGGCAATGGGAGACTTTGTACTGGCGCATGGATACTTGCGCGAAGACCACGTGCTGGATGATGATCTGCCGGTTTGGACACCGATCCCGGCGCTGGCGGAAATCCAGGTCGCACTCGAAGAGGCCGTGGCCGAGATCACTGAATACGAGGGTTTTGACCTCAAACGGATCATGCGCACCGGCACCGTCGCCACTATCGACAACCGCAACTGGGAATTGCGCGACCAGTCCGGTCCGGTGCAGCGGCTGTCACAATCCCGCGCCGTCGCGCTGGACATGGAAAGCGCCACCATCGCCGCCAATGGCTACCGCTTCCGGGTGCCTTATGGCACGCTTCTGTGCGTCTCCGACAAACCGCTGCATGGGGAGCTGAAGCTGCCGGGCATGGCCTCGGACTTTTACCGGACACAGGTTGCACGGCATCTGCAAATCGGCATAAGAGCAATGGAGCGGCTGCGCGGAATGCCTCTGGAGCGGCTGCACAGCCGGAAGTTGCGCTCGTTCGATGAAACGGCCTTCCTCTAA